In the genome of Helicobacteraceae bacterium, one region contains:
- a CDS encoding replication-associated recombination protein A, translating into MSDLTKLLRPTSIDQMTGQKRLLGENGALRKLVEANALFHAFFFGPPGTGKTTIARIIANASGRVCFELNATSLAVEELRAIFESSKGALSKPLIFIDEAHRLSKNRQEVLLPVMERSDAMIIGASTENPFFALTGAIRSRSLLFEFLPLDRADLEVLLDRAQALENKSLSPQAREYLIASSGGDARAMLKLLEFGWIVAENEPLSVDTLKTIRQSALNDGASEDETHYNLASALIKSLRGSDPDAAIYYLARLIRGGEDPRFIARRMVIFASEDIGLANPNAATLASACFESVASIGMPESRIILSQTAIYLACSPKSNTAIVAIDRALDAIDGGLILDVPNHLKDAHYEGAKKLGRGLTYKYPHDFGGYVKQSYTSAPVHFVDLKPIAYEKTVAQWLEKLKELDS; encoded by the coding sequence ATGAGCGATCTGACAAAACTGTTGCGCCCGACCTCTATCGATCAAATGACGGGGCAAAAACGGCTGTTAGGCGAAAACGGCGCGTTGAGAAAGCTCGTAGAGGCGAACGCGCTTTTTCACGCTTTCTTTTTCGGTCCGCCCGGCACGGGCAAAACGACGATCGCCAGAATTATCGCAAACGCGAGCGGACGCGTCTGTTTCGAGTTGAACGCCACGAGTTTAGCGGTGGAGGAGTTGCGCGCGATTTTTGAAAGCTCCAAAGGCGCGCTTAGCAAACCGCTAATTTTTATCGACGAAGCGCATAGGTTGAGCAAGAATCGCCAAGAGGTGTTGCTGCCCGTGATGGAGCGCTCCGACGCTATGATTATCGGCGCTTCGACGGAAAACCCGTTTTTCGCGCTTACGGGCGCGATTCGGTCGCGATCGCTGCTGTTTGAGTTTCTGCCGTTGGATCGCGCCGATCTTGAAGTCCTACTCGATCGCGCGCAAGCGCTTGAAAACAAGAGTCTTTCGCCGCAAGCGCGAGAATACCTAATCGCCTCAAGCGGCGGCGACGCGCGAGCGATGCTAAAATTGCTGGAGTTTGGCTGGATCGTAGCCGAAAACGAGCCTTTGAGCGTCGATACCCTAAAGACGATTCGCCAAAGCGCGTTAAACGACGGCGCGAGCGAGGATGAAACGCATTACAATCTTGCCAGCGCGTTGATCAAATCCCTTCGCGGAAGCGATCCCGACGCGGCGATTTACTATCTAGCGCGGCTAATTAGGGGCGGAGAGGATCCGCGTTTTATCGCGCGGCGTATGGTTATCTTCGCGAGCGAGGACATTGGGCTTGCCAATCCTAACGCCGCGACGTTAGCTAGCGCCTGCTTCGAGTCCGTAGCGTCGATTGGAATGCCCGAAAGCCGCATTATCCTGTCGCAAACGGCGATCTATCTTGCGTGTTCGCCTAAGTCCAACACTGCGATCGTCGCTATCGATAGGGCGTTAGACGCGATCGACGGCGGGCTGATTTTAGACGTGCCAAATCACCTTAAAGACGCGCACTACGAGGGCGCGAAAAAGTTAGGGCGCGGACTAACCTATAAATATCCGCACGATTTTGGCGGCTATGTGAAACAGAGCTATACGAGCGCGCCCGTGCATTTTGTCGATCTAAAGCCGATCGCGTATGAAAAAACCGTCGCCCAGTGGCTAGAAAAGCTAAAAGAACTCGATTCGTAG
- a CDS encoding DUF4197 domain-containing protein, with translation MKSVWLCAIAAVFFAGCGKPFLENVANAIESRRAPSETQMIKALKTALNDGAANAASELAKEGGFSKSPIYKIFLPPEADAIVNNAKLIPGGEKLIDDAIARINAAAESAAKDAAPIFAKAIADMTIADAIGILKGGDDAATNYLRAQTSGELKAAFAPKINAALAKPIIAGVSAQKSWDTLTNGYNRAASSIAGKLAKLEPIKTSINDFVLDKALFALFSETASAEAKLRADPLGAIDATVRSVFEYAKNSLNKR, from the coding sequence ATGAAATCGGTATGGTTGTGCGCTATCGCGGCGGTTTTTTTTGCGGGTTGCGGCAAGCCGTTCTTGGAAAACGTCGCTAACGCAATAGAGAGCAGGCGCGCGCCTAGCGAAACCCAGATGATCAAGGCGCTAAAAACCGCGCTAAACGACGGCGCGGCAAACGCGGCGAGCGAGCTTGCGAAGGAGGGCGGTTTTAGCAAATCGCCGATATATAAAATTTTTCTGCCGCCCGAAGCGGACGCGATCGTTAATAACGCCAAATTGATTCCGGGCGGCGAGAAACTGATAGACGACGCTATAGCGCGAATCAACGCGGCGGCGGAAAGCGCGGCAAAAGACGCGGCGCCGATTTTCGCTAAAGCGATCGCGGATATGACGATCGCGGACGCGATAGGGATTCTAAAAGGCGGGGACGACGCGGCGACAAACTATTTGCGCGCCCAAACGAGCGGCGAGCTTAAAGCGGCGTTCGCTCCGAAAATAAACGCCGCGCTCGCGAAGCCGATTATCGCGGGCGTTTCCGCGCAAAAATCGTGGGATACGCTAACAAACGGCTACAACAGGGCGGCGAGTTCAATCGCGGGCAAGCTCGCCAAACTAGAGCCGATAAAGACCTCGATCAACGATTTTGTTTTGGATAAGGCGCTTTTCGCGCTTTTTAGCGAAACGGCGAGCGCCGAAGCTAAACTTCGCGCCGATCCGCTTGGAGCTATAGACGCGACGGTTCGCTCGGTGTTTGAATACGCGAAAAACTCGTTGAATAAACGCTGA